The following proteins come from a genomic window of Alosa sapidissima isolate fAloSap1 chromosome 22, fAloSap1.pri, whole genome shotgun sequence:
- the LOC121697868 gene encoding integumentary mucin A.1-like translates to MTVEPGGSLCPTTHTTTTYPTTPSTTYTTTPKTTTAPTTTYTTTPSTTYTTTPPTTTAPPTTYTTTPSTTTAPTTTYPTTPPTTTCKCRDPQRGLILPCGMTWTEDCFDKTCDNGRIISTPVTFRLSLGCPGFGRDAATFTSVTIPVS, encoded by the exons atgacggttgagcctggaggcagtcTTT GTCCAACAACCCACACTACAACCACCTACCCCACAACACCATCAACCACCTACACCACTACACCTAAAACCACCACTGCACCTACAACCACCTACACCACAACACCATCAACCACCTACACCACTACACCTCCAACCACCACTGCACCTCCAACCACCTACACCACAACACCATCAACCACCACTGCACCTACAACCACCTACCCCACAACACCTCCAACCACCACGTGTAAGTGCAGGGACCCGCAGAGAGGACTGATCTTGCCATGTGGGATGACCTGGACGGAGGACTGTTTTGATAAAACGTGTGATAACGGGAGAATCATCTCGACACCGGTCACATTCCGGTTGTCACTCGGATGTCCAGGGTTCGGGAGGGATGCTGCGACATTTACAAGTGTGACT ATCcctgtttcttga
- the LOC121697489 gene encoding NXPE family member 3-like, giving the protein MYDDGKGAKPLPRPLQHQPRDGSDGVAIKTQTPRNPEASPASAMKDPGLGAEEWDRIQRALHWGGPDHQVTTVNMSTSPDNSTFVINDLKDTYHVGDELHVTIVAKNFAGVPKRYGGDFFQAKVYSGKQKASVFGEVLDHQNGTYSARFTLPWEGEASVAVRLIHSSEAVLVLKQHRNTDSDRIYFHGYFVGKNPQGARVEEKVECNIKWDGVVLSAQRNCCCEYQDARTRLTWQCRKPGTLPCDTMVYHSAGGYRNRMTALEKILLDSKHVNRWLKGDARLIRVIASNANIGVREPCKPGLPTLIPAGFYLNNVWTSFVCGARHFTANDTAQCLKDKHIYIMGDSTSRQWFDFLIQTVPTLRRMNLHTMFQVGPLMAVDVQNNIDLHYRSHGLPLRCFKTPMSSLHYMSNEIDDMVGGPHTVIVFNMWAHFTNYPLTFFAYHVFLIRRAVVALLRRAPGTKVVIKTANTGYKCVWQDIYGSDWFSMQLDRILREAFRDVGVYILDVWQMTACHYNTENIHHAPVVIKNEIDILLSFVCPQ; this is encoded by the exons ATGTACGATGATGGGAAAGGTGCCAAGCCTCTTCCCAGGCCTCTCCAGCATCAGCCCAGGGATGGATCCGACGGAGTCGCTATCAAAACTCAAACTCCCAGAAACCCAGAGGCGTCTCCAGCCTCCGCCATGAAGGACCCGGGCCTGGGTGCCGAGGAGTGGGACCGGATACAGAGGGCTCTCCACTGGGGTGGACCGGACCACCAGGTCACCACGGTGAACATGAGCACCAGCCCTGACAACTCCACCTTCGTCATTAATGACCTCAAGGACACTTACCATGTGGGAGATGAACTCCATGTCACCATTGTTGCCAAGAACTTTGCCGGTGTACCAAAACGCTATGGAGGGGATTTCTTCCAAGCAAAGGTTTATTCAGGCAAACAAAAG GCCAGTGTGTTTGGAGAAGTACTGGACCACCAGAATGGCACCTACTCGGCCCGGTTCACTCTGCCCTGGGAAGGCGAGGCGTCGGTGGCGGTCCGTCTGATTCACTCCAGCGAGGCCGTGTTGGTCCTCAAGCAGCACCGGAACACGGACTCTGACCGCATCTACTTCCACGGCTACTTCGTGGGCAAGAACCCCCAGGGTGCTCGAGTGGAGGAGAAGGTGGAGTGCAACATTAAATGGGACGGGGTGGTGCTGTCGGCCCAGAGGAACTGCTGCTGTGAGTACCAGGATGCCCGCACGCGGCTGACGTGGCAGTGCCGCAAACCCGGCACTCTGCCCTGTGACACCATGGTGTACCACTCCGCGGGGGGCTACAGGAATCGCATGACGGCCCTCGAGAAGATACTCCTGGACAG TAAACATGTGAACCGGTGGCTGAAGGGTGACGCACGCCTGATTAGAGTCATCGCCTCGAATGCAAATATTG GAGTGAGAGAGCCATGTAAACCTGGACTGCCCACGCTGATACCAGCAGGATTCTACCTGAACAACGTCTGGACGTCATTTGTGTGTGGTGCCCGTCATTTCACAGCGAACGACACAGCCCAGTGTCTAAAGGACAAACACATCTACATTATGGGAGACTCGACTAGCAGGCAGTGGTTTGACTTCCTCATCCAGACTGTCCcca CTCTGAGGCGCATGAACCTCCACACCATGTTCCAAGTGGGCCCACTGATGGCTGTGGACGTGCAGAACAACATCGACCTACACTACCGCTCCCACGGACTGCCCCTGCGCTGCTTCAAGACCCCAATGTCGTCGCTTCACTACATGAGTAACGAGATCGACGACATGGTCGGTGGGCCGCACACGGTCATTGTCTTCAACATGTGGGCGCACTTCACCAACTACCCGCTCACCTTCTTCGCCTACCATGTGTTTCTGATTCGCCGTGCGGTCGTGGCGCTGCTTAGACGGGCGCCAGGGACCAAGGTTGTCATCAAGACAGCCAACACGGGCTACAAG tgtgtgtggcaggataTCTATGGCAGTGATTGGTTTTCCATGCAGCTGGACCGAATCCTGAGAGAGGCATTCCGCGACGTGGGAGTTTACATCCTGGACGTGTGGCAGATGACCGCCTGCCACTATAACACAGAGAACATCCATCATGCCCCTGTGGTCATCAAAAATGAAATTGATATTCTTCTCTCCTTTGTCTGCCCCCAGTAA